A region from the Volucribacter amazonae genome encodes:
- the pntA gene encoding Re/Si-specific NAD(P)(+) transhydrogenase subunit alpha codes for MLIGVPRELLDNECRVAATPKTVQQILKLGFDVIVEHDAGFKASFEDQAFVEAGAKIGSAQDVWQADIIFKVNAPTDQEVELIKDGATLVSFIWPAQNPQLMEKLSAKNINVLAMDAVPRISRAQSLDALSSMANIAGYRAVVEAAHEFGSFFTGQITAAGKVPPAKVLVIGAGVAGLAAIGAANSLGAIVRAFDSRPEVKEQVESMGASFLEIDFKEEGGSGDGYAKVMSEEFNRRALELYAEQAKEVDIIITTALIPGKPAPRLITKEMVDSMKPGSVIVDLAAATGGNCELSKAGEVVTTENQVKIIGYTDLPSRLPTQSSQLYGTNLVNLLKLLCKEKDGNINIDFDDVVLRGVTVIKNGEVTWPAPPIQVSAQPKAKPAVEAVKAEEKPTDPKVKYGIMAVVALLYLWVASVTPTSFLSHFTVFVLACVVGYYVVWNVSHALHTPLMAVTNAISGIIIVGALLQIGQGSFFISLLAFIAILVASINIFGGFKVTQRMLSMFRKG; via the coding sequence ATGCTAATTGGTGTACCTAGAGAACTGCTTGACAATGAATGTCGTGTAGCGGCAACGCCGAAAACTGTACAGCAGATCTTAAAACTTGGTTTTGATGTGATTGTTGAACACGACGCAGGTTTTAAAGCAAGTTTTGAAGATCAGGCTTTTGTTGAGGCAGGCGCTAAAATTGGTTCAGCACAAGATGTATGGCAAGCAGATATTATTTTTAAAGTTAATGCACCTACTGATCAGGAAGTGGAATTGATTAAGGACGGAGCGACCTTAGTCAGTTTTATTTGGCCAGCACAAAATCCACAGTTAATGGAAAAATTGTCAGCCAAAAATATTAATGTATTAGCTATGGACGCGGTACCGCGAATCTCAAGAGCACAATCCCTTGATGCGTTAAGCTCAATGGCAAATATTGCAGGTTATCGTGCGGTGGTTGAAGCGGCACATGAATTTGGTAGCTTTTTTACTGGGCAGATTACTGCGGCAGGTAAAGTGCCGCCAGCGAAAGTGTTAGTTATTGGTGCTGGGGTAGCTGGTCTTGCTGCTATTGGTGCAGCGAATAGTTTAGGTGCTATCGTTCGTGCGTTTGATTCCCGTCCAGAAGTAAAAGAACAAGTGGAATCTATGGGGGCGAGTTTCCTTGAGATTGATTTTAAAGAAGAAGGTGGCTCAGGCGATGGTTATGCCAAAGTGATGTCTGAAGAATTTAACCGCCGAGCTTTAGAATTATATGCGGAACAAGCGAAAGAAGTGGATATTATTATTACCACCGCATTAATTCCGGGCAAACCAGCACCACGTTTAATTACCAAAGAAATGGTTGACTCAATGAAGCCTGGATCGGTGATTGTGGATTTAGCAGCAGCCACTGGCGGTAACTGTGAGTTATCAAAAGCGGGCGAAGTGGTTACCACTGAAAATCAGGTAAAAATTATTGGTTATACCGATTTACCAAGCCGTTTACCAACCCAGTCATCACAACTTTACGGCACTAACTTAGTGAATTTACTTAAATTATTATGTAAAGAAAAAGATGGCAATATCAATATTGATTTTGATGATGTAGTACTTCGTGGGGTTACTGTCATTAAAAATGGTGAAGTGACTTGGCCAGCCCCTCCAATTCAAGTTTCTGCTCAACCTAAAGCGAAACCAGCGGTAGAGGCAGTTAAAGCAGAAGAAAAACCAACAGATCCTAAAGTGAAATATGGCATTATGGCAGTTGTTGCCTTGTTATATTTATGGGTAGCCTCTGTTACTCCAACCTCTTTCCTTTCTCATTTTACCGTCTTTGTTTTAGCCTGTGTGGTGGGATATTATGTGGTATGGAATGTAAGCCATGCGTTACATACCCCATTAATGGCGGTAACTAATGCGATTTCTGGCATTATTATTGTCGGTGCATTATTACAAATTGGGCAGGGCAGTTTCTTTATCAGTTTACTTGCCTTTATTGCGATTTTAGTCGCCAGTATTAATATCTTTGGGGGCTTTAAAGTTACCCAACGTATGCTTTCTATGTTTAGAAAAGGTTAA
- the sfsA gene encoding DNA/RNA nuclease SfsA, which yields MQFPPLQPAKLIRRYKRFMADIELANGETTTIHCANTGTMLGCGSAGDTIWYSDSKSLTRKYPFSWELTQLNQQQFVCINTHRSNQLTLEALQNKQISQLAEYDEIYPEVKYGKENSRIDFLLKGEGLVDCYVEVKSVTLVRNGLGQFPDAVTTRGQKHLRELMEIKQQGKRAVIFFAGLHNGFDRFRVAEDIDPEYNQLLQQAVKLGVEVYCYAGEFEFQQQIPCGLKLSHNVPVII from the coding sequence ATGCAATTTCCTCCTTTACAACCAGCCAAACTAATTCGCCGTTATAAACGCTTTATGGCAGATATTGAATTAGCTAATGGCGAAACGACTACTATTCACTGTGCAAATACAGGCACAATGTTAGGCTGTGGCAGTGCTGGCGATACTATTTGGTATTCTGATTCCAAAAGCCTTACTCGCAAATACCCTTTTTCTTGGGAACTCACTCAACTTAACCAACAACAATTTGTTTGTATTAATACTCATCGTTCTAATCAACTTACCTTAGAAGCATTACAAAACAAACAAATTAGCCAACTGGCGGAATATGACGAGATTTACCCTGAAGTCAAATATGGCAAAGAAAATAGCCGTATTGATTTCTTACTAAAAGGAGAAGGATTGGTAGATTGCTATGTGGAAGTCAAATCAGTTACCTTAGTCCGCAATGGACTTGGGCAATTTCCTGATGCGGTAACAACAAGAGGACAAAAACACTTACGTGAACTTATGGAAATCAAACAACAAGGTAAAAGAGCGGTAATTTTTTTCGCAGGATTACACAATGGTTTTGATCGTTTTCGTGTCGCTGAAGATATTGATCCTGAATATAACCAGTTATTGCAACAAGCTGTCAAACTTGGGGTTGAAGTTTATTGCTATGCTGGTGAATTTGAATTCCAACAACAAATTCCTTGTGGATTAAAACTAAGCCATAATGTTCCTGTGATAATCTAG
- the lldD gene encoding FMN-dependent L-lactate dehydrogenase LldD, with amino-acid sequence MIISSANDYRKAARRRVPPFMFHYADGGSYAEQTLQRNVSDLANIALRQRVLKDMSELNTEIELFGEKLSMPVALAPVGALGMYARRGEVQAAKAADNKGVPFTLSTVSICPIEEVAPVIKRPMWFQLYVLRDRGFMKDALQRAKAAGCSTLVFTVDMPTPGARYRDMHSGMSGPYKEIRRILQATFHPFWAWDVGIKGKPHTLGNVSHYMGKQIGLDDYIGWLTQNFDPSISWKDLEWIREFWDGPMVIKGILDPDDAKDAVRFGADGIVVSNHGGRQLDGVLSSARALPAIADAVKGDIKILADSGIRNGLDVVRMIALGADACLLGRAFVYALGAAGQAGVENMFDIFHKEMKVAMTLTSNQKISDITADALVDLKSL; translated from the coding sequence ATGATTATTTCATCAGCCAATGATTATCGTAAAGCAGCACGTCGCCGTGTTCCTCCATTTATGTTTCATTATGCAGACGGTGGCTCTTATGCAGAACAAACACTACAACGTAATGTCAGCGATCTTGCCAATATTGCATTACGTCAACGTGTACTAAAAGATATGTCGGAGCTTAATACCGAAATAGAATTATTTGGCGAAAAATTATCTATGCCTGTTGCCCTTGCCCCAGTGGGTGCTTTAGGTATGTATGCCAGACGTGGCGAAGTACAAGCCGCAAAAGCAGCGGATAATAAAGGTGTACCTTTTACCCTTTCTACGGTATCCATTTGCCCTATTGAAGAAGTCGCACCTGTAATTAAGCGTCCAATGTGGTTTCAATTATATGTTTTGCGTGATCGTGGCTTTATGAAAGATGCGTTGCAACGGGCAAAAGCGGCAGGTTGTTCTACCCTTGTTTTTACCGTTGATATGCCTACACCCGGGGCGAGATACCGTGATATGCACTCTGGTATGAGCGGTCCTTATAAAGAAATTCGCCGCATATTACAAGCCACTTTTCACCCATTCTGGGCTTGGGACGTAGGTATAAAAGGCAAACCACATACCCTTGGTAATGTATCTCATTATATGGGAAAACAAATTGGTTTAGACGATTATATCGGTTGGCTCACACAAAACTTCGATCCTTCTATTTCATGGAAAGATTTGGAATGGATTCGTGAGTTTTGGGACGGTCCAATGGTAATTAAAGGTATTCTTGATCCTGATGATGCCAAAGATGCAGTGCGTTTTGGGGCTGATGGTATTGTGGTGTCTAACCATGGTGGTCGCCAATTAGACGGCGTGTTATCTAGTGCGAGAGCCTTACCTGCCATTGCTGATGCAGTAAAAGGCGATATTAAAATCCTTGCAGATTCGGGTATTCGTAATGGGCTTGATGTGGTGCGTATGATCGCTTTAGGCGCTGATGCTTGCTTATTAGGTCGTGCTTTTGTTTATGCCTTAGGGGCTGCAGGGCAAGCTGGGGTAGAAAATATGTTTGATATTTTCCATAAAGAAATGAAAGTCGCGATGACCTTAACCAGTAATCAAAAAATCAGTGATATTACCGCTGACGCTTTAGTTGATCTAAAATCACTTTAA
- a CDS encoding LysE/ArgO family amino acid transporter produces the protein MALTAFFSGFALGLSLILAIGAQNAFVLKQGIKRQYVFTVCSICALSDALLISLGVFGFGEIIQQYPLIVEIARYFGAFFLFVYGLKSFHSAIKQHNSLQAQGQEQQQLVKIVLVCLAFTWLNPHVYLDTVILIGAISTQFSEKYSFALGAMFASFVFFFSLGYGAKLLRPLFANPKSWKILDILIGIIMWSIACSLLWNN, from the coding sequence ATGGCTTTAACGGCTTTTTTCTCTGGTTTTGCGTTAGGACTGTCTTTAATTCTTGCTATAGGGGCACAAAATGCCTTTGTGCTAAAGCAGGGCATAAAACGTCAATATGTTTTTACAGTTTGTTCCATTTGTGCCTTATCTGATGCTTTATTGATTTCATTAGGGGTATTTGGTTTTGGTGAGATAATCCAACAATATCCGTTGATTGTGGAAATAGCCCGTTATTTTGGGGCATTCTTTCTCTTTGTTTATGGATTAAAAAGTTTTCATTCTGCCATTAAACAACATAATAGCTTACAAGCACAGGGACAAGAACAGCAACAGTTAGTAAAAATTGTTTTAGTTTGTTTGGCATTTACTTGGCTTAATCCACACGTTTATTTAGATACGGTCATTTTAATTGGGGCAATTTCTACGCAATTTTCCGAAAAGTATTCCTTTGCTCTGGGGGCGATGTTCGCTTCATTTGTATTCTTTTTTAGCTTAGGTTATGGGGCTAAATTGCTACGTCCTTTGTTTGCCAATCCGAAATCTTGGAAGATATTAGATATATTGATTGGGATAATTATGTGGAGTATTGCTTGCTCGTTGTTATGGAATAATTAA